The Methanobacterium sp. BAmetb5 genome includes a region encoding these proteins:
- a CDS encoding DEAD/DEAH box helicase: MSLESLDPAIKKIIKDSYPQIEDLNPAQKAVVEAGLLEEKENFIIAIPTASGKTLLGVMAALRTILEGGKVVYTVPLLSIQNEKVKEFKKFEEHGIKVGKHPSSSDLAVMVFESYDALTRFNWNTLSEVDLVIVDEFHMIGEYSRGPTIECAITRSRIINPGMRLIALSATLQNMEELSTWLGARVVEHDYRPVPLYQEVLNTEEYGTKNKNDVILRILKDSMEESSQALVFVSTRRFTESLANYLTGKIKRNLPAEKKKTFKRVAEKILDVPRRRGSLPTEVCLKLAECVENGMAFHHAGLFDRQKEIIEEEFRAGNLLMITATPSLMYGVNLPSKNVVIRDYTRWTSQGPQPIPVFDYLQMSGRAGRPGYDKEGYSYLIGKTLSEAEQLQYQYVYGEIEATNSKLLENRDAVYRQIISQVAAGMARNLDELMEFFQGTFSGFQMTHSEYSSLFASDTIQFQVKEALDFLTEHGMIQVVPDGLRATAFGMLIAKSNYTVQTAVRLKEFARSGGEVDMSRLVYEICRTPDLIPISFKGRKSRDPVRDRLNQAGLFVVDVGNDEATTATLMEWMDERSEYEIENAFHVYAASTRRAAYEASQLVKFHREICQVLGIYTGLDSMEVLAARLYYGVKEELLPLVVGIKRLGRRRARALVDAFGTDLRYVSREELLRIEGIGPKTAENILKKYHARD; encoded by the coding sequence ATGAGTCTCGAATCACTGGATCCTGCCATCAAAAAAATAATCAAGGATTCTTACCCTCAAATTGAGGATTTAAACCCTGCCCAGAAGGCTGTGGTAGAGGCCGGCTTACTGGAGGAGAAGGAAAACTTCATCATTGCCATACCCACGGCCAGTGGAAAAACCCTTCTGGGAGTAATGGCTGCCCTCCGAACCATCCTTGAGGGGGGTAAAGTAGTTTACACTGTCCCCTTATTATCCATTCAGAATGAAAAGGTTAAGGAATTTAAAAAATTCGAAGAACACGGTATCAAGGTGGGTAAACATCCCTCTTCCTCGGACCTGGCAGTGATGGTATTTGAATCCTACGATGCCCTGACCCGTTTCAACTGGAACACCCTTTCAGAGGTGGATCTGGTAATTGTGGATGAGTTTCACATGATCGGAGAGTACAGTCGTGGCCCTACCATTGAATGTGCCATCACCCGTTCCCGTATAATCAACCCGGGGATGAGGTTGATCGCCCTATCCGCCACCCTACAGAACATGGAGGAGCTCTCCACCTGGCTGGGTGCCCGGGTGGTGGAACACGATTACCGACCAGTACCCCTCTACCAGGAGGTGCTTAACACTGAAGAATACGGTACCAAAAATAAGAACGATGTTATTCTCCGTATCCTGAAGGATTCCATGGAAGAATCCAGCCAGGCCCTGGTCTTTGTCTCCACCCGCCGGTTCACCGAATCCCTGGCCAACTACCTGACCGGTAAGATCAAAAGAAACCTACCTGCCGAGAAGAAAAAGACCTTCAAAAGGGTGGCAGAAAAGATCCTGGATGTGCCCCGCCGGAGGGGATCCCTGCCCACCGAGGTGTGCCTTAAACTGGCAGAGTGTGTGGAAAATGGGATGGCCTTCCACCATGCCGGACTTTTTGACCGACAGAAGGAGATCATTGAGGAAGAATTCCGTGCCGGTAACCTCCTGATGATCACCGCCACCCCCAGCTTAATGTACGGAGTGAACCTCCCCTCTAAAAACGTGGTTATCCGGGATTACACCCGTTGGACAAGTCAGGGACCCCAACCAATACCAGTGTTTGATTACCTGCAGATGTCTGGCCGGGCCGGACGTCCAGGATATGATAAGGAGGGTTACTCCTATCTGATTGGTAAAACCCTGTCTGAAGCCGAGCAACTCCAGTACCAATATGTCTACGGGGAGATCGAAGCCACCAATTCCAAGTTACTGGAGAACCGGGATGCAGTGTACCGACAGATCATATCCCAGGTGGCCGCCGGGATGGCTCGAAACCTGGATGAGCTTATGGAATTTTTCCAGGGAACATTTTCCGGTTTCCAGATGACTCACTCCGAATATTCATCTTTATTTGCCTCGGACACCATACAGTTCCAGGTTAAAGAGGCACTGGATTTTCTCACTGAACACGGCATGATCCAGGTAGTTCCGGATGGATTAAGAGCCACAGCCTTTGGAATGTTAATTGCCAAGAGTAACTATACCGTGCAGACTGCAGTGCGTCTTAAGGAATTTGCCCGTTCGGGTGGAGAGGTGGATATGTCCCGTCTGGTGTACGAGATATGCCGCACACCGGATCTCATCCCCATCTCCTTCAAGGGCCGCAAAAGTCGTGACCCAGTCCGGGACCGGCTTAACCAGGCTGGACTCTTTGTGGTTGATGTGGGTAATGATGAAGCCACTACTGCCACTCTTATGGAGTGGATGGATGAACGTAGTGAGTACGAAATTGAAAATGCCTTCCATGTATACGCTGCCTCCACCCGCAGGGCAGCCTACGAGGCATCACAGCTGGTGAAGTTCCACCGGGAGATATGCCAGGTTCTGGGAATATACACTGGACTGGATTCCATGGAAGTGCTGGCCGCCCGACTCTATTACGGTGTGAAAGAGGAGTTACTCCCCCTGGTGGTGGGGATCAAACGTCTGGGCCGTAGAAGGGCCAGAGCACTGGTTGATGCCTTTGGAACGGATCTCCGCTACGTATCCCGTGAGGAGCTCCTGCGAATTGAGGGTATTGGTCCTAAAACAGCAGAAAACATCCTGAAAAAGTACCATGCCCGGGATTGA
- a CDS encoding DUF2115 domain-containing protein produces the protein MTLQKLDFSREISKNDLLEALKNEANQVHINDFMKTCSFLKKSMEHVHPHYQEEYIKMYTEGYLKGYRDVKNDKKSYKGYLNSEELGEAIQLLESQEELMKKEFGDDRSFKPYLVLSLYTTFILEEPVHPVGTPFPGGLKVRKDKDIYYCPVKDNNEDNPLAVCGFCLAQQEPDM, from the coding sequence ATGACACTCCAAAAACTTGATTTTTCCCGGGAAATCTCTAAAAACGATCTTTTAGAGGCCTTAAAGAATGAAGCCAACCAAGTACACATCAATGACTTTATGAAAACCTGCAGCTTCCTTAAAAAGAGCATGGAACATGTTCATCCCCATTACCAGGAAGAGTACATTAAAATGTACACTGAAGGATATTTAAAAGGTTACCGGGATGTTAAAAATGACAAAAAATCATACAAGGGCTATTTGAACAGTGAAGAACTGGGTGAAGCCATACAACTCCTGGAAAGTCAGGAAGAATTGATGAAGAAAGAATTTGGTGATGACCGATCCTTTAAACCTTACCTGGTCCTGTCCCTCTACACCACCTTCATACTGGAAGAACCAGTTCATCCCGTGGGAACACCCTTCCCCGGTGGTTTAAAGGTGCGGAAGGATAAGGACATTTATTACTGCCCAGTTAAGGATAACAATGAAGATAATCCCCTGGCGGTTTGTGGTTTCTGCCTGGCCCAGCAGGAACCAGATATGTAG
- a CDS encoding DUF2115 domain-containing protein: MAEKLDELDFNQEIRKNELLKTLKKEARAIHILDIMKASNFLREDASFMPSKERDDYIARFTKAFFTRIKDIKDDQADYAGVVNPVKLSEFLKVQAELSQKSRNNDEKCFHCIARVVSTYTAFVKEESIHPVGTRFPGGFTLKLADGVYLCPVKDKQIDTPSALCRFCVSVQDKSV; the protein is encoded by the coding sequence ATGGCAGAAAAATTAGACGAACTGGATTTTAACCAGGAAATACGTAAAAATGAACTCTTAAAAACTCTTAAAAAGGAAGCAAGAGCCATCCATATACTGGATATTATGAAAGCATCCAACTTCCTACGGGAAGATGCCAGTTTCATGCCCTCCAAGGAAAGGGATGATTATATTGCCCGTTTCACCAAGGCTTTCTTCACCCGTATTAAAGATATAAAAGACGACCAAGCTGACTATGCAGGAGTAGTGAACCCGGTGAAACTTTCTGAATTTCTGAAAGTTCAGGCTGAACTTTCCCAGAAGTCCCGTAATAATGATGAAAAGTGTTTTCACTGTATAGCTCGTGTAGTTTCCACTTACACTGCCTTTGTAAAGGAAGAATCTATCCATCCTGTGGGAACCCGTTTCCCCGGTGGTTTCACCCTTAAACTGGCGGATGGTGTTTACCTGTGTCCAGTTAAGGATAAACAGATTGATACTCCCAGTGCGCTTTGCCGATTCTGTGTATCAGTCCAGGATAAGAGTGTGTGA
- a CDS encoding response regulator — MKPASVLIVEDEMVTALDLKAKLVNIGFTVPSIVNSGEEAVDMAAELRPDVVLMDIVLQGEVDGIQAAKKISSLDIPVVFLTAYSDEKTLQRAKSTSPYGYIIKPYPDKDLELALETAIHKHQEYRDKIELIRYKGLGKGVPLTNQDDEISWEERPRILIVEDEIITAMDLTAQLSDKGYLVVDTVTNGQEAIHKAELFRPDLVLMDIVLSGELDGISVAEHIHDLDIPVVFLSAYTDDTTVERAIKTSPYGYLPKPYQIDELYSTLETVLQQHRSETDRIKKIDQKITTKEGEMVIEKTAVFFISAIVLSLIVYSLATRSMTWLMYLLFIPAIYNLFIVGISLKKPSPPEGKDQPFVSILIPAHNEEFTIERCIRSLAELDYYADGKRNYEIIVINDGSTDKTGEVLARLKVEFEYLRIVTRKPPRAGRGKGYVLNDGVRICQGEVIAVFDADARIDPDFLGKIIPYLDEENVAGVQARVRMYNADRNLLTMMQEVEFSIFGNVILRARDIMGKSGFLGGNGQLTRKKFVEDIEGWDGFAVTEDLNMSVKLIIDGNKIRYCPEAVVWQEAVPEWKAFFRQRVRWATGNLETLFVYLTPIIDAKIPLYKKVDSIQYLVFLLFTVFVMLGYVVAILSLTQVARFSMEAPVIIGLISTVAFFPGVLLGIRRDKVGVLRSLVRAVEYWAYCLYLIPLFFAAFIHMLTRKERRWAKTKHTGD; from the coding sequence ATGAAACCAGCATCAGTACTCATTGTAGAAGATGAAATGGTAACTGCCCTGGATCTAAAGGCTAAACTGGTTAATATTGGTTTTACAGTTCCCTCCATTGTTAACAGTGGAGAAGAAGCAGTTGACATGGCAGCCGAACTGAGGCCCGATGTGGTGCTTATGGATATCGTGCTGCAGGGAGAAGTAGATGGTATCCAGGCTGCGAAAAAGATAAGCTCTCTGGACATCCCTGTAGTCTTTTTAACTGCTTATTCTGATGAAAAAACCTTGCAAAGAGCTAAATCCACCAGTCCCTATGGCTACATTATAAAACCTTACCCAGATAAGGATCTGGAGCTAGCCCTGGAAACTGCCATCCACAAACACCAAGAATACCGTGATAAGATTGAATTAATCCGTTATAAAGGCCTGGGCAAGGGAGTGCCCTTAACCAACCAGGATGATGAGATTAGCTGGGAGGAACGTCCTCGAATACTGATTGTGGAAGATGAAATCATCACCGCCATGGATCTTACGGCCCAACTATCGGATAAGGGTTATCTGGTGGTGGATACTGTGACTAATGGCCAGGAAGCTATCCATAAGGCAGAATTATTCCGCCCGGATCTCGTTCTCATGGATATTGTGTTGAGCGGAGAACTGGATGGTATCTCTGTGGCCGAACATATCCATGACCTGGATATACCGGTGGTTTTCCTCAGTGCCTACACCGATGATACCACGGTGGAACGAGCAATTAAAACATCACCCTACGGTTATCTACCCAAACCTTACCAGATTGATGAACTTTACAGTACCCTGGAAACTGTACTGCAACAACATCGATCCGAGACTGATAGGATTAAAAAGATCGACCAAAAAATTACCACCAAAGAAGGGGAGATGGTGATTGAAAAGACTGCAGTATTCTTTATTAGTGCCATTGTCCTTTCTCTGATTGTTTACAGCCTGGCCACGCGTAGTATGACCTGGCTCATGTACCTGTTATTTATTCCTGCCATCTACAACCTGTTCATTGTAGGGATAAGTTTAAAGAAACCTTCACCACCGGAAGGGAAGGATCAACCATTTGTTAGCATTCTCATCCCCGCCCATAATGAGGAATTTACCATTGAACGATGTATTCGTTCCCTGGCTGAGCTGGATTACTACGCAGACGGTAAGCGTAACTACGAGATCATTGTGATCAACGATGGTTCCACAGATAAAACTGGAGAAGTACTGGCCAGATTAAAGGTTGAATTTGAATATTTACGTATTGTAACGCGTAAACCCCCACGTGCCGGTCGAGGGAAAGGTTATGTCTTGAATGATGGTGTTCGTATATGTCAGGGGGAGGTTATCGCGGTTTTCGATGCTGATGCCCGCATAGACCCTGATTTTCTGGGTAAGATCATTCCCTATCTTGACGAAGAGAATGTAGCAGGGGTGCAGGCGAGGGTGCGCATGTACAATGCTGACCGGAACTTGCTGACCATGATGCAGGAGGTTGAGTTCTCTATTTTCGGTAACGTTATACTCCGGGCCCGGGATATCATGGGTAAATCCGGTTTCCTGGGAGGTAATGGTCAGTTAACCCGGAAGAAGTTTGTGGAGGATATTGAAGGCTGGGATGGGTTTGCGGTTACTGAAGATCTGAACATGAGCGTTAAACTGATAATAGATGGTAATAAAATTCGCTACTGTCCCGAGGCAGTGGTCTGGCAGGAGGCAGTTCCGGAGTGGAAGGCTTTTTTCCGGCAAAGGGTTCGTTGGGCTACGGGTAATCTGGAAACCTTATTCGTGTATCTGACCCCCATAATAGATGCTAAGATACCCCTTTACAAGAAAGTAGATTCTATACAATACCTGGTTTTCCTTCTGTTCACTGTTTTTGTGATGTTGGGTTATGTTGTGGCTATTTTAAGCCTTACACAAGTGGCACGGTTTTCAATGGAAGCTCCAGTGATCATTGGATTGATTTCTACCGTGGCCTTCTTCCCTGGTGTTCTCTTAGGAATCCGAAGGGATAAGGTGGGTGTTTTAAGGTCGTTGGTTCGGGCCGTGGAGTACTGGGCTTACTGTCTCTACCTCATACCACTGTTCTTTGCAGCCTTCATTCACATGTTAACCCGTAAAGAAAGGAGATGGGCTAAAACAAAACACACTGGAGACTAA
- a CDS encoding 4Fe-4S binding protein — protein MRKINFSDISVRVIHTTFNTRFILARACRKIPPLAWLVDRMLFEGDDIQVLPRDAALKTNLPGNIQEVEVNSKVPVSSGNTVLPSQVLKEMIHKSQYHFLMDSCICRTSNQCQDYPRDLGCLFLGKGSQNISPQLGRSVSANEAIQHVEKCQEVGLVPIIGRNKIDSVWLNTGPKEELLSICHCCECCCLWKMTPDLPEEMGRSFSPMEGVEITFSPDLCNGCGLCGKDVCFLDAISIRDGKARRDNDACRICGRCVEICPRGAIKIKMSDDAIKSSLSRVKPLVDVELE, from the coding sequence ATGAGGAAAATTAATTTTTCAGACATCAGTGTAAGAGTGATCCACACTACCTTCAACACCAGGTTCATCCTGGCCCGGGCCTGTCGGAAAATACCTCCACTGGCCTGGTTGGTGGACCGGATGTTATTTGAAGGGGATGATATACAGGTACTCCCTCGGGATGCTGCCCTGAAAACAAACCTTCCAGGAAACATCCAGGAGGTGGAAGTAAATAGCAAGGTACCGGTTTCCAGTGGAAATACAGTACTCCCCAGTCAGGTATTGAAGGAGATGATCCACAAGTCACAGTACCATTTCCTGATGGACTCCTGCATATGCCGCACCTCCAACCAGTGTCAGGATTACCCCCGTGATCTGGGTTGCTTATTTTTAGGAAAAGGTTCCCAGAATATATCTCCCCAATTGGGAAGGTCAGTTTCTGCCAATGAGGCAATACAGCACGTTGAAAAATGCCAGGAAGTTGGATTAGTGCCTATTATAGGTAGAAATAAGATAGACAGTGTTTGGTTAAATACTGGTCCTAAAGAAGAACTGCTTTCCATCTGTCACTGCTGTGAGTGTTGCTGTCTGTGGAAAATGACTCCGGACCTTCCTGAGGAAATGGGTCGCAGTTTCTCCCCCATGGAAGGAGTGGAAATAACCTTCAGTCCGGATCTCTGTAATGGCTGCGGATTATGTGGGAAGGATGTCTGTTTTCTCGATGCAATTTCAATTAGGGATGGAAAAGCCAGAAGAGACAATGATGCTTGCCGAATCTGTGGTCGCTGTGTGGAAATATGTCCCCGGGGAGCCATTAAGATTAAAATGAGTGATGATGCAATAAAAAGTTCCCTGTCCCGAGTAAAACCCCTGGTTGATGTTGAACTGGAATGA
- a CDS encoding ribbon-helix-helix protein, CopG family, with protein MTKKKSVYIRLEPEYIDKIDVIAKKEDRSRSYIIRRLIMQGLGKK; from the coding sequence ATGACAAAAAAGAAAAGTGTTTACATCCGCCTGGAGCCAGAGTACATTGATAAAATCGATGTAATAGCCAAAAAAGAGGATCGGTCCCGATCGTATATTATACGCCGATTAATTATGCAGGGCCTGGGTAAAAAGTAA
- a CDS encoding radical SAM protein: MSFVASSRVDMVDYNLLQKLKGSGMSTLYYGVESGSQRILNLMRKGITLKQAEDAVKSAKKAGLSVLTSFILGYPGETEEDINRTIDFSIKLKPDYSQYSILTPFPGTPIYRELHENGLISSKNWDKYTVLEPVLDYEKMGLTKSMVKRKLVEAYLKFYARPNYLLKHRYMIKEIFQIILRSFILPKLKGGTGKGWYQDI; encoded by the coding sequence GTGAGTTTTGTTGCATCTTCCCGGGTGGACATGGTTGATTACAATCTGCTCCAGAAACTGAAAGGCAGTGGAATGAGTACTTTGTACTACGGGGTTGAATCTGGATCCCAGAGAATATTAAACCTGATGAGGAAGGGAATCACACTTAAACAGGCAGAAGATGCAGTAAAAAGTGCTAAAAAAGCGGGTCTGAGTGTGCTAACTTCTTTTATCTTAGGCTATCCTGGTGAGACCGAGGAAGATATAAACCGGACCATTGATTTTTCCATAAAATTAAAACCAGACTACAGCCAGTATTCTATCTTAACTCCCTTCCCCGGTACTCCTATTTATCGTGAACTCCATGAAAATGGTTTAATTAGTTCCAAAAACTGGGATAAGTACACGGTTCTGGAACCGGTTTTGGATTATGAAAAAATGGGATTAACCAAGAGTATGGTGAAAAGAAAGTTGGTAGAGGCCTACCTTAAATTCTATGCCCGGCCCAACTATCTCCTGAAACATCGCTACATGATAAAGGAGATATTCCAGATCATCCTCCGCAGCTTCATACTCCCTAAACTGAAGGGAGGCACGGGCAAAGGATGGTACCAGGATATTTAA
- a CDS encoding B12-binding domain-containing radical SAM protein codes for MDVILINPYDENAVKNGLGFITPPLNLMYLASSLEGASFSVKIIDDDLLQMGYHKVSQIAAKLNPQIIALTATTSTIKTAMKYIKLIKKVLPNVSVIGGPHPTFMPNEVLKDPLVDVVVLGEGEETMVHLARNYIDKGNQDISNIPGIAYNDPEQGNIKVTQPRPLIEDLDSLPLPARHLVPFDSYGVSKDQSGGMITSRGCVFSCGYCSSSLIMGKKFRSRSPPNVVDEIEELYYHYKIRDIAFMDDTFLLNKKKSL; via the coding sequence ATGGATGTTATCCTAATAAACCCTTATGATGAAAATGCGGTTAAAAATGGACTGGGGTTCATTACCCCTCCTCTAAATTTGATGTACCTGGCATCATCGCTGGAGGGTGCTTCCTTTTCAGTGAAGATAATTGATGATGACCTGCTGCAGATGGGATATCATAAGGTTTCCCAGATAGCAGCCAAACTTAATCCCCAGATAATAGCCCTCACTGCCACCACTTCTACCATAAAAACGGCCATGAAATATATAAAATTAATTAAAAAGGTTTTACCCAATGTATCAGTAATAGGTGGTCCTCACCCTACTTTTATGCCAAATGAAGTTTTAAAAGATCCACTTGTCGATGTGGTGGTATTGGGGGAAGGTGAGGAAACTATGGTTCATCTGGCCCGTAATTACATTGATAAAGGAAACCAGGATATCTCCAATATTCCGGGAATTGCCTACAATGATCCAGAACAGGGAAATATCAAAGTTACACAGCCACGGCCCCTTATCGAAGACCTGGATTCCTTACCCTTACCAGCCCGACATCTGGTTCCCTTTGATTCATATGGGGTCTCCAAAGACCAGTCTGGGGGAATGATCACCAGTAGAGGTTGTGTTTTTTCGTGCGGCTATTGTTCTTCTTCCCTGATTATGGGTAAAAAATTTAGATCCCGCAGTCCCCCGAATGTGGTTGATGAGATTGAGGAACTCTATTACCACTATAAAATCAGAGACATAGCCTTCATGGATGACACTTTCCTCTTAAATAAAAAAAAAAGCCTATGA
- a CDS encoding radical SAM/SPASM domain-containing protein: MKEKTRLEDGELVNSDMEGMIGTFETLANHPLSRILLEKTMNYCQKDEANSIEVGLQLMLGQRENACLKCTILSKIISHLVKKGIANFGVSESEFKQTMEDPYWVKGLSSVLKGIALFGVQKPFIPGAPFQVVWNITRQCNMKCEHCYENAGKPGKDELNSGQVLNGLDILSEAGVTSVALSGGEPTLHPHIHDFIKHAKDQGLFVAMATNGYLLAQQDVTRKFEDTGLEFVQISLDGLSSRTHDSFRGVSGAGDKAVQAISHCVDAGFFVEVATTVTEYNYREIPPMMDFVRDLGVQWFMLYNFIPTGNGCKIVNSDISPEKRQELLENAYIENNKGEMQILSTAPQYATIAEAWASSQTKVIPTHFYNLEYTSNTLKKLADFIGGCGAGRFYLSIEPNGDIFPCVFFPHDEELCLGNILSDDFNDLWQHHKLLDKFRDKNILKGHCGGCKSRNICGGCRARAYNYFGDLLAPDPGCVNNFTQWLEIKKGLPEGAQELADGRILIDLKYAG, encoded by the coding sequence ATGAAAGAAAAAACTAGGCTTGAAGATGGTGAATTGGTTAATTCGGATATGGAAGGCATGATTGGCACTTTCGAGACCCTTGCCAACCACCCACTTTCCAGAATACTTCTGGAAAAAACCATGAACTACTGCCAAAAGGACGAAGCAAATTCTATTGAGGTTGGATTGCAGCTCATGCTGGGGCAACGGGAAAATGCCTGCCTAAAATGCACAATATTATCCAAGATCATATCTCACCTGGTAAAAAAAGGAATTGCAAACTTTGGAGTTTCAGAATCAGAATTCAAGCAGACAATGGAAGATCCCTACTGGGTAAAGGGTTTAAGCAGTGTACTTAAGGGCATAGCACTCTTTGGCGTTCAAAAACCCTTTATACCGGGGGCACCCTTTCAGGTGGTGTGGAACATCACCCGACAGTGCAATATGAAATGTGAGCACTGTTACGAAAATGCAGGCAAACCCGGTAAAGATGAACTTAACTCTGGCCAAGTATTAAATGGTTTAGATATTCTTTCAGAAGCAGGAGTAACTTCGGTTGCTTTATCAGGGGGTGAACCCACCCTGCATCCCCATATTCATGATTTCATTAAGCATGCCAAGGATCAGGGATTGTTCGTGGCCATGGCCACCAATGGATATCTGCTCGCCCAGCAGGATGTTACCCGCAAATTTGAAGATACTGGGTTGGAATTTGTACAGATTAGCCTAGATGGTCTTAGCTCCCGAACCCATGATTCATTTAGGGGAGTTAGTGGTGCCGGGGATAAAGCAGTTCAAGCTATTTCCCACTGTGTGGATGCTGGTTTTTTTGTAGAGGTAGCTACCACTGTCACGGAGTACAACTATCGGGAAATACCCCCGATGATGGATTTTGTAAGAGATTTAGGTGTGCAGTGGTTCATGTTGTACAATTTTATACCCACGGGGAATGGCTGCAAAATTGTAAACAGTGATATTTCTCCTGAAAAAAGGCAGGAACTGTTAGAAAATGCTTATATTGAAAATAACAAGGGGGAGATGCAGATTTTATCCACAGCCCCTCAGTATGCCACTATCGCTGAAGCTTGGGCCTCATCTCAAACCAAAGTAATCCCTACCCATTTTTACAACCTGGAATACACCAGTAACACTTTAAAAAAACTTGCTGATTTTATTGGTGGTTGTGGTGCCGGAAGGTTCTATCTAAGCATTGAACCCAATGGAGATATCTTTCCCTGTGTATTCTTCCCTCATGACGAGGAGTTGTGCCTGGGAAACATCCTCTCTGATGATTTCAATGATCTGTGGCAACACCACAAACTTCTGGATAAATTCAGGGATAAAAATATCCTCAAAGGTCATTGTGGTGGGTGCAAATCCAGGAATATCTGTGGAGGGTGCCGGGCCAGGGCCTATAACTATTTTGGTGACTTACTGGCTCCTGATCCAGGTTGTGTTAACAATTTCACCCAGTGGTTGGAGATTAAAAAAGGACTTCCCGAAGGTGCTCAGGAACTAGCTGATGGAAGAATTTTAATTGATCTAAAATATGCGGGCTGA
- a CDS encoding EFR1 family ferrodoxin (N-terminal region resembles flavodoxins. C-terminal ferrodoxin region binds two 4Fe-4S clusters.), which translates to MVEDVIDFYYFSGTGNTLLVVQKMRDVFTEEGIQVNLNPMEGSKPDDINLNHTIGLGFPIAELSTYNFVWNFIRGLPETDQNTEIFMVDTLAGISGGIVGPVHEIVTKKGYHPIGAREIVMPLNIFYIEDEETSKEKVQRGLLQAEQYARELCSDQSKWDKASITSHAAYYTSLVGLKITESSVNQKLLHLKTDEVECKSCGICVKLCPVHNITLDEGKTPEHGFNCEYCLRCTSLCPRGAINCPFNYQGKTYHAVKAKEFLK; encoded by the coding sequence TGGTTGAAGATGTCATTGACTTTTACTACTTCTCGGGAACTGGAAACACTTTACTGGTGGTACAGAAGATGAGGGATGTTTTCACGGAAGAAGGAATCCAGGTGAATTTAAACCCCATGGAAGGATCAAAACCGGATGATATCAACTTGAACCATACCATTGGCTTGGGATTCCCCATTGCCGAGCTTTCCACCTACAATTTTGTGTGGAACTTCATCCGGGGGCTGCCCGAAACAGACCAGAACACGGAAATCTTCATGGTGGACACCCTAGCTGGAATATCCGGAGGTATTGTAGGTCCGGTACATGAAATAGTTACGAAGAAGGGCTACCATCCAATAGGGGCCAGAGAAATAGTCATGCCCCTTAACATATTCTACATTGAGGATGAGGAAACCTCTAAGGAGAAGGTTCAGAGGGGACTTTTACAGGCAGAGCAATACGCCCGTGAACTATGTAGTGACCAATCAAAATGGGATAAGGCCTCTATAACTTCCCATGCTGCTTATTACACCTCCCTGGTCGGTCTTAAAATAACAGAATCCAGTGTGAATCAAAAACTACTGCACCTGAAGACAGATGAAGTAGAATGCAAAAGCTGCGGTATATGTGTAAAACTATGCCCGGTGCATAACATAACCCTGGATGAAGGTAAAACTCCGGAGCACGGTTTCAACTGTGAGTACTGTTTAAGGTGTACCTCCCTGTGCCCCCGTGGTGCAATAAACTGTCCCTTCAACTATCAAGGGAAAACTTATCATGCAGTTAAAGCTAAAGAATTTCTTAAATAA